From the Mycobacterium sp. DL592 genome, the window CGACGGCAACTTCGACGACTGTCTGGAACTTGCCCGTAAGCTCACCGCCGACTACCCGACCATCTCGCTGGTCAACAGCGTCAACCCGGTACGCATCGAGGGCCAGAAGACCGCGGCGTTCGAGATCGTCGACGCGCTGGGCACCGCCCCGGACATCCATTCACTGCCCGTCGGCAACGCCGGCAACATCACCGCCTACTGGCGCGGCTACACCGAGTACCACCGCGACGGCGTCAGCGACAAGCTGCCGCGGATGCTGGGCACCCAGGCCGCCGGCGCCGCACCGCTGGTGCTGGGCAAGCCGGTCAGCCACCCCGAGACCATCGCCACGGCCATCCGGATCGGCTCGCCGGCCTCATGGGATGGGGCCGTCACCGCACAGCAGGAGTCCGGCGGCCGCTTCCTGGCCGCCACCGACGACGAGATCCTGGCCGCCTATCACCTGGTCGCCCAGGCCGAGGGCGTGTTCGTCGAGCCGGCGTCGGCAGCCAGCATCGCCGGGCTGCTCAAGGCTGTCGAGGACGGCTGGGTCAAGCCGGGTTCGACCGTGGTGTGCACCGTGACCGGCAACGGTCTCAAAGACCCCGACACCGCACTGCGCGGCATGCCGACCGTCAGGGCCGTCCCGGTCGACCCGGGTGCCGTCGTCGCCGAACTCGGCCTGGCCTGAGGACAGAGCACCGGTGACCGTGAGCCTGCCTGCCGGACTGAGCGCCAGCGCGTCTGTCGCGGCGTCCAGCGCCAACCTCGGCCCCGGCTTCGACAGCCTGGGCGTCGCCCTGG encodes:
- the thrC gene encoding threonine synthase, whose translation is MSTTKVHTPWPGLIEAYRHRLPVAADWTPVTLLEGGTPLVPAPRLSEKTGCTVHLKVEGLNPTGSFKDRGMTMAVTDAVARGQKAVLCASTGNTSASAAAYAARAGITCAVLIPQGKIAMGKLAQAVMHGAKIIQIDGNFDDCLELARKLTADYPTISLVNSVNPVRIEGQKTAAFEIVDALGTAPDIHSLPVGNAGNITAYWRGYTEYHRDGVSDKLPRMLGTQAAGAAPLVLGKPVSHPETIATAIRIGSPASWDGAVTAQQESGGRFLAATDDEILAAYHLVAQAEGVFVEPASAASIAGLLKAVEDGWVKPGSTVVCTVTGNGLKDPDTALRGMPTVRAVPVDPGAVVAELGLA